Genomic window (Rosa chinensis cultivar Old Blush chromosome 6, RchiOBHm-V2, whole genome shotgun sequence):
CCACTCAAACTTGCCCTCATGCAATCCCCCAAGTAATTCCCTCATTCTCTTCTCTCCAAGACTCGCTCTCAATGCACACCATATGTTCGACGAAATGTCTGTGAGAGCTCTTCACACACCACACCCTACTACATTTTGTCTCTGTGTTTTGTATTTTGAGGAAAAACTCATGATTTGAACAGACCCATGTTCCAGTTTCTGAATCAGATTAATGGTTGGAGTCGATTCGAAACTCGACGTCTCATAGTTGTTGGTGTTTGATCTGTTAACATGGTGGCATTGTTTTTGCTTGTGTACATTGGCCTCTATTTGATTATTGTTTTTGATTTAAACTATATGGGGTTTGCCTATGACTTAAACTGGCAGCTGCTAATCAAGCTTCACAGTGACCATGCCATGCAGAAGGGCTACTCTTCCCTTGTATCTTTCACAGTGTTGGACATTAACCAAACAGTGACGAAGCTAATGGCATTAGGAGCTGAGCTAGATGGTCCTATCAAATACGAAATCCATGGGAAGGTGATGACTGCTAGATTTCTAAGGACACCTCGTTCACGCATTTTAGTGGCGAATGAAGCAATCTAACATTGTGACCATGTTTTCAGGTTGCTGCCCTGCGATGTATTGATGGGCACATGTTAGGCCTCTATGAACCAGCGTAGGGCTCCAGAAGCAAAGCTCTTCGATAATGTGAGTAGCTGAAGTAGGCTTCTTGCAGATTTTATTATGAAAACTTTTGAATTCATTGAGGAGATGTTATGCGAAATTTCTCCTTTCTGTGTATTACGTTCAGTAACTCTTTGTGAATAAGTTCAATAACTCATACTGATCAAATAAAAAGCCAAAAATATACTCTGTGTGGATACGTTAAATAACTCATAGTGATCTAATCAAAGGCCAAAATTATACTCCTTTTGAAGTTATCGAGTGAATTTTCAAGGTTGAGAGATGTTTCAATTGTGTTATATGGGCAATTATAACTCATTTTCCAACAAAATTGCATTTTGAACCCATCTTCAAATTGCACATGagtttttcggtaattttcacCTTTTTTAATCAATAAATTTTCCCTTTTTGAGCCAAAACCCCTTGTTGTAGCACCATACAATCCTTTAAAGTATCAACTGTATCATAAATAAGATATATTTGATAAACCAAACATCAATTGATCAAGCTGCATGGCTTATCTTCTGTTGCATGTCTTATCTTCTGTTGCATGATATTCATCATTGTAATTATTCTCTCTTATCCTAGACGTACAAGTAGATAGGTTCTGTTTATCTTTCCTATAGGTAGAGTCTCACTCCTAATACAATTGTACTTTGTAAGTTATTCATCAATATATATACAATCGTCAGCCACTATTCTGGGTGTGCTTGACAACACTTTATTCAAACCCTTTATGGTATCAAGAGCCTAAACGatcaaaacaaattttttttttccctcccacCAACCCTTCTCATGGCTACTAATCCCATAATCTCTTCCACCTCTGCTGGGGTCACTTCCTCCTCTCAATCCTCCACCATTTCCGCCTCCACCATGTCCACCACTTACTCCACTGACCCCTCTCCCTCTGTTACCAACTTTATGTCCATCAAATTAGACCGCACCAATTATGCCCTCTGGTTGGCTCAGATTTTGCCCACCCTTAAGGGTCGAAAACTGATGGGCTATGTCGACGGCACTTCTCGTTGTCCTCCTTGCTTCAAAACTGATGCTGCCGGTCAACTCACCGATGAAATCAACCCTGCATATGATCTTTGGATGGCCCAAGATCAGATGGTGCTTGGATGGATTAACAACTCGCTCACCCCGGCAGTGCTTGCTACCGTTGCTCGCTCTACTACATCTTCCTTCACCTGGTCTTCCTTGGCCAAGTGGTTTGCTTCTCAGTCCCAGAATAGAATTCTGTAGCTTCGAGGTGATCTTCTTCGTACTATGAGGGGTAATATGAGTATTTCAGATTTTTTGGATAAAATCAACTCTATTGCCGATAACCTAGCTCTTGCTGGCAATCCCATGAATGATAATGATTTGGTCTCAATAATTATGAATAATGTTGGTCCACTGTACGAGACTACTGTTAGTTCTGCTCAGGCTCGGGATACCCCTATCACATATGACTCTCTTGAGGCCCTCTTACTTTCTGCTGAGCGCAGACTCTAGGATCAACAACAAGCTTCTCTTGATGTCAGCTCCATGACCACTGCTTTCCATGCTACTCAGATCTCTACCCGCGGTCGTGGTCGTGGTCGGTCTTATATGTCCCATGTTGGCACCCGTCCCTCTCCATCTATGTTTGGCCGTGGTGTCTCTAATCCTCGTGGGTCTCATTCCTTCTCTGGCTCTCCTCGTGGATTCCCTGGTGGCTCATCTATTTTAGGCCCTCATCCCTCTTCAACCAATGCCTCTCCTCAAGGTCGCCCTACATGTCAAATTTGTAATCGTATGGGTCACTCTGCTCTTGACTGTTACAATCGTCTAAACCTCTCCTTTGAAGGACGTGTTCCAACAAAGAAGCTTAGTGCTATGGCAGCTTCTACctcttctccatcctcatcTACTtggcttctagacagtggtgcCAACGCTCATATCACCTCCAATTTGAGCAACTTGCAGACTTCTAAGGAATATCAGGGTTCCGATCATATTAATGGTATAGGTACCACCACAGGTTTATCTATTTCTCATATTGGTTCCTCTACTCTCAACACTGACTCTCATTCCTTTGCCTTAAACAATATCTTATATTGTCCTTCTGCTTCTACTAATCTCCTCTCCATTTATAAATTCACAAATGATAATAATTGTTATCTTCTAATATATCCCACTCACTTTCTTGTGAAGGACCTCACTTCGGGGAGGACGCTCTTTAGAGGACGAAGTAATAATGGTCTGTACCCACTGCGCTTTCATCAATAACATGGTCTTGATCCCGGAGGACATTTTGCTTTTGTTGGTGCACGAGTGACAGCCCAGATTTGGCATTTTCGCCTTGGTCATGCATCACCCAAAATTTTATCTAgagttttagaaaataaaactgTGCCATTATCTGGCACTTCATCCATGTCTTTTTGTCAGTCCTGTCCTTTAGGAAAAAGTATGAAGTTACCATTTCAATTGTCAGACTCTGTATCAAATTATCCTTTGGATCTTATTCATTCGGATGTTTGGTCATGTTCTACCTTTTCAGTTCAAGGTTTCAAGTATTATGTACTCTTTGTCGATGACTATTCTCGATATTCATGGATTTTGCCTATGAAAGCTAAAAGTGATgttctttctctctttgtcaCATTTCGTACATCTGttgaaaatttattttcaaggaaaattaaaatgttCCAATCTGATGAAGGTGGTGAATATACTTCTCATAATTTTCGTAACTACTTACTTTCCAATGGTATTCATCATCGCTTTTCATGCCCAAAACATCCTGAACAGAATGGACTTGCAGAACGAAAGCATCGTCACATTATTGACACTGGTCTTACCCTTTTGGCTCATTCTAAAATGCCAACATGCTATTGGGTTGAAGCCTTTAATGCTGCTGTTTATATTATTAATCGTCTTCCAACCAAAATTCTTGATCATCTCTCCCCGTATCAAAAACTATTTCATCGAGCTCCACAATATGCGTTCTtacgtgtttttggttgtgcaTGTTTTCCATACCTTCGCCCTTATACTAATTCTAAATTACAATTTCGTTCAAAACGATGTGTTTTTCTGGGTTATTCTTTGAACCATTTAGGATATCGTTGTCTAGATTTAAATACGGGATGTGTTTATCTATCCAAACATGTGCTTTTCGATGAAGATTGTTTTCCCTTTGCAGAGACTGTTATTACTTCTTCCACCAGCGCCTCTTCATCACAAGGTACTGAATATTCTCTTCCTATTTTCTTTCCGTTAACTACTCCTACTTCAACTACACTACTCCCTTCCTCAAATCAAGGTCCATCACAAATCCCACAATTATCTCCTATTTTAATTCCACACTCTTCGTCTCCTACTTCTAGTCTACCACCTTCGTCTATTCCTCCATCTAGTCCACATCCACCCCAAAACCCACAATTCTCTCCACCTTTGATTACATCATCTTTGTCTCCCCCTTCAAGTATCTCACCGCCTCTTCCTTCATCTAGTCAACCTCCACCAAAAAACTCTTGCCCTCATTTAATCCCATCTAACTCTTCCTTAACAGCCACGTCCCCTAGCCCAGTCTCCTTATCCAACCCTACCTCTATTGTGTCACTCCCTAGTACACCTATACCATCACATTCAGAATCATTACAACTTTTGGAACCTGCTGAGAACTCCCATGCCACACAAGCTGCTCCTCGTTCCCATTCCATGGTTACTAGACTAAAGGATGGCATTAAGAAGCCCAATCCCAAATATGCTCTCCACTCTTCCTTAACTAATGACTTGACAGAGCCTACATCCTTTCGGAAAGCAGTTACACATGCCTCTTGGCGCATTGCAATGCAAGAGGAATTTGGAGCCTTACAACAGAACAAAACATGGGAACTTGTTCCCCCCAATCCTTCCATGAATGTCCTTCCCAACAAGTGGATCTTCAAGATCAAAAAGAAAGCAGATGGTTCCATTGAACGATATAAGGCGAGACTTGTCGCCAACGACTTTCACCAACAAGAGGGCATTGATTTCTCTGAGACCTTTTCCCCAGTGGTTAAACATTCCACCATCCGATTGATTCTTGCTTTGGCTGTCAGTAATCGTTGGCATGTTCGTCAATTGGATGTGCACAATGCCTTTCTTCATGGTCATCTCAGTGATGAGGTTTATATGCGGCAACCAGTAGGCTTCACTGATCCTCAGTTTCCACATCACGTCTGCAAACTCCGACGGTCACTTTATGGTCTCAAACAAGCTCCACAGGCTTGGTTCCAGTGCTTTGCGGATTACATAGAGAGCTTGGGTTTTCAAGAATCACGTTCTGACTATTCTATGTTCACTTATAGTAATGCTGGTGTCTTCCTCATTCTCTTAATTTACGTGGACGATATCCTCATCACAAGTAATAGCACAACTCACTTGTTCAAGCTTATTACTGATTTGGGGATGATGTTCTCAATGAAGGATCTTGGTTCTATTCACTATTTTCTTGGTGTTGAAGCTTCATATGATGGCCCTGTTCTATATTTGACCCAAAAGAAATACATTGTTGATTTGCTTCGTCGCACAAATATGCATGAAGTCAAACCTTGTACAACTCCAGCTCCTTCTGGACAAAAACTGAGCCTTTATGATGGTGAAAAGCTCTCTGATCCTAGTGAATATCGAAGTATTGTGGGTGCTCTCCAGTATCTTACTTTAACCCGCCCTGACATTTCCTACTCGGTGAATCAAGTTTGTAAGTTCATGCATTGCCCAACCACTGTTCATTGGGCGGCTGTGAAGCGTATTCTTCGTTATTTGAAGTACTCCATTCATCATGGTTTAAAATATCAACCTGGGTCCCTATTCATTAGTGCCTACTCTGATGCGGATTATGCCGGTGATCCCGATAATCACCAATCTAGAAGTGGTTATTGTGTCTATTTGGGTTCGAATTTGATTTCATGGAGTTCAAAGACTCATAAAACTGTTTCTCGATCGAGTGCCGAAGCAGAGTACCGTCAACTATCATTTACTGCAGCTGAGATTTCATGGCTTCGTTCCATGTTTTGTGATCTTAGTTTATTCCTCCAGTGTCCTACTATTTGGTGTGATAATCTCTCCGCAATTGCTATAGCTTCGAATCCCGTCTTTCATGCTCGCACAAAGCATGTTGAGGTTGATTACCATTACGTTCGGGAAAAAGTTGTCAATAAGGAACTTCAAGTCTTGTTTGTTTCTACTACAGATCAGGTAGCGGATATCTTTACCAAAGGTCTGTCCTCATCCAGATTTCATTTTCTTGTCTCCAAGCTTCCCGTTCTTCCTAGAGCACTCAGCTTGCGGGGGAGTGATAAACCAAACATCAATTGATCAAGCTGCATGGCTTATCTTCTGTTGCATGTCTTATCTTCTGTTGCATGATATTCATCATTGTAATTATTCTCTCTTATCCTAGACGTACAAGTAGATAGGTTCTGTTTATCTTTCCTATAGGTAGAGTCTCACTCCTAATACAATTTTACTTTGTAAGTTATTCATCAATATATATACAATCGTCAGCCACTATTCTGGGTGTGCTTGACAACACTTTATTCAAACCCTTTATGGTATCAAGAGCCTAAACGATCAAAACAAATTTTTTATAGCAGTCCTGGGAGATTTATATGTTGAAATCCAAAATCGAAACTTTGAAATACTaataatcaaaactcaaaaaaccAAAGTTGCAAAAAATGCAGCAGAGCAATTGTCTAGCAAAGGAGTTTGTTGATGAGCCCTAAAATGCAAGTTAGGGAAAGTTGATTCAAGTCTAAAGCGGTGTTGATAAAAGTGAATCAAGTAAAAGAAGAAATTGGATACTGACATGGTATTGGTGTTGGTGCGGCAAGGCCTCT
Coding sequences:
- the LOC112172102 gene encoding uncharacterized protein LOC112172102; this encodes MAAASFRWILQLHKDVPKAARFYSEGLDFTVNVCTFRWAELQSGPLKLALMQSPNDHAMQKGYSSLVSFTVLDINQTVTKLMALGAELDGPIKYEIHGKVAALRCIDGHMLGLYEPA